DNA from Asticcacaulis excentricus:
TCGAAAAGCCGCTGGCTGAGGCCGTTTTTCCCGCGGCTGGAGCGGTTTCAAGATCGATGGTCGTGAACTTGTAACCCACTCGCCACGGCCAGGCGGTGGCCGACAGATTGAGGGGCGCCGGGGCCAGAGTGGGGTCCTGATGATTGATCTCAAAGGGAACACCGATGTCAAACACCACGCCCGAATAGTCGCCCTTCGGCGCCGTGCCTTTGATCGTTGTGTTCAGGGGGGCGTTACCGTTGCAGTTGCCGGTTGCGTTCTCAAAATCAAGCAAGGCCACCTTGTCGTCCTGCCACACACCGTCCGGTGTCAACGCCATCGGCACCTCTTTGCCGTCCTTAGTGAGGAGGCGGAAATTCGACACATAGATCCGGAAGTCCTGCAGTTCAAGGCTCGCGCCCGTGCTGCCGATGCCCGTGTAACGCTGACCACAGGTGAGCGGCGCACCGTTCACAGCGGCGGCAAAGCGGATTTCAACCGACTGGGATTTTGGCGCCGCCAGTGCCGGTGCCGCCAGCGTGGTCAGTGCCATGGCTGCCATTAAGCTGACGCCGGACCGGGATTTTGCAAAAGACATGAGTGTTCCTTTCGGCAGGGGTCAGAAGTCCAGTTTGAGTGACAGACTGACGCTACGCCCCTCGGCGGGCAGGATGTAGCGGGAAACGTGGAGGTGGCTGGCGACATAGTAGTCTTTATCAAGCAGGTTGCGGATATTGACTTGGAGCCTCACTGGGTTTCCAGCCATCTCCATACGGAACCCTTGAGTCAGATCGACACGGGCATAGGCCGGCAGTTCGATAGTGTTCTGGCTGTCGGCGAAGCGCTTTGACTGCC
Protein-coding regions in this window:
- a CDS encoding MbnP family copper-binding protein, with product MAAMALTTLAAPALAAPKSQSVEIRFAAAVNGAPLTCGQRYTGIGSTGASLELQDFRIYVSNFRLLTKDGKEVPMALTPDGVWQDDKVALLDFENATGNCNGNAPLNTTIKGTAPKGDYSGVVFDIGVPFEINHQDPTLAPAPLNLSATAWPWRVGYKFTTIDLETAPAAGKTASASGFSIHLGSTACGEGSWVTPPKMACSNPNRPEYRFTAFNPKTNTLVMDLGAVLATTDITTNAPQSPSGCMSSEEDNDCVGLFDRLGLTFRGKPSQGQAFITVK